Proteins encoded within one genomic window of Pedobacter africanus:
- a CDS encoding TlpA disulfide reductase family protein, with the protein MNKKQITTILALLLLPFSVFSQSGNFSLQGKVNSKLNGKFIKLYYEDAKTKKTDSTAIKNGTFKLTGQVSAPTVGKLSLGNEDEGDGIDLFLSEGIIRISAKDSIHYASISGTKLTEEHELLAKKLRPADDKVFGGFRAFKKMPEGEAKKGFMSKILAGIDAYHLYKRETIHQFAIEHPASYVSLYYLDKNAPGSLINYETTYPYYSKLSPELKSTPLGKQLGERLMAVKGKLTGQPYIDFVSTTPEGKQLTLQEVISKNKYTLVDFWASWCGPCRKENPHVVKTFNTFKDKGFTVLSVSLDDKADKWKEAIEKDGMPWYHVSSLKGWKEPAAELYGIRAIPQNILVDNKGKIVATNLRAETLFNKISELTR; encoded by the coding sequence ATGAACAAAAAACAAATAACAACCATCCTGGCACTGTTGCTCCTGCCCTTTTCCGTATTCTCGCAATCCGGGAACTTTAGTCTCCAGGGAAAAGTAAATAGCAAACTGAATGGCAAATTCATCAAACTTTATTACGAGGACGCAAAAACTAAAAAAACAGATAGTACAGCTATAAAAAACGGAACCTTCAAATTAACGGGCCAGGTAAGTGCGCCAACTGTAGGAAAGCTAAGCCTGGGTAATGAAGACGAGGGCGACGGAATAGACCTGTTCCTGTCTGAGGGAATAATCCGTATTTCGGCCAAAGATTCTATCCATTATGCCAGTATCAGCGGTACAAAACTGACCGAAGAGCACGAACTGCTGGCTAAAAAGCTGAGGCCAGCCGACGACAAAGTTTTCGGTGGTTTCAGGGCCTTCAAAAAAATGCCCGAAGGGGAAGCCAAGAAAGGCTTTATGAGTAAAATTCTGGCAGGTATTGATGCATACCATTTGTACAAGCGGGAAACGATTCACCAGTTTGCTATTGAACATCCGGCTTCCTATGTATCGCTTTATTATTTAGATAAAAATGCACCAGGCAGTCTTATCAACTACGAAACCACTTATCCTTACTACTCAAAATTAAGCCCCGAACTCAAAAGTACCCCGCTAGGGAAACAATTGGGAGAAAGGCTTATGGCTGTTAAAGGTAAGCTGACAGGGCAACCCTATATAGATTTTGTTTCAACTACCCCCGAAGGAAAGCAACTGACCCTGCAAGAGGTAATCAGCAAAAACAAGTATACCCTGGTAGATTTCTGGGCCAGCTGGTGCGGCCCCTGCCGCAAAGAAAACCCGCATGTGGTTAAAACCTTTAATACTTTTAAAGACAAAGGCTTTACGGTACTGAGCGTATCCCTTGATGATAAAGCAGACAAATGGAAAGAGGCAATTGAAAAAGATGGGATGCCATGGTACCATGTTTCCAGCCTTAAAGGCTGGAAAGAGCCTGCTGCCGAATTATACGGCATCAGGGCCATTCCACAAAATATACTGGTGGACAATAAGGGGAAAATTGTAGCTACCAATCTCAGGGCAGAAACACTTTTTAACAAGATTAGCGAACTTACACGTTGA
- a CDS encoding anthrone oxygenase family protein, with the protein MTIFVLILTAVAMALIAGLFYAYSCSVNPGLGKLSDEVYILAMQSINRAILNPVFFASFMGTLLLLPLSTWLLYRSGGASTVFYFLFAATIIYAVGTFGVTMVKNVPLNEALDKFNVRSASLEEIAKQRQLFQIPWNNFNNIRTIASIVSLVLVIIACINVSTGQNQNG; encoded by the coding sequence ATGACAATATTTGTTTTGATACTAACAGCTGTCGCAATGGCATTGATTGCGGGGTTGTTCTATGCTTACAGCTGTTCGGTAAATCCAGGTTTGGGAAAATTATCAGATGAAGTATATATACTTGCCATGCAATCCATTAACAGGGCAATTCTAAATCCGGTATTCTTTGCCAGCTTTATGGGCACCTTACTGCTCTTGCCCCTCAGTACATGGCTGCTATATAGATCAGGTGGTGCATCAACTGTTTTTTATTTTTTATTTGCAGCAACTATTATTTATGCTGTTGGCACATTTGGCGTTACCATGGTAAAAAATGTACCCCTGAACGAAGCCCTTGATAAGTTTAATGTGAGATCTGCCAGTCTTGAAGAAATAGCAAAACAACGCCAGCTGTTTCAAATCCCATGGAATAATTTCAACAATATCCGCACAATAGCAAGCATTGTGTCCTTGGTTCTGGTGATTATCGCCTGTATTAATGTATCCACCGGTCAAAATCAGAATGGTTGA
- a CDS encoding SGNH/GDSL hydrolase family protein, producing MDKPLFFKIINVLFFATLGISTTYGQAIEARWKDHISLKSYLNPFWKTDTITDEIVQIIKDGDIASGPLLFKARKILSVRSADLSKTFLEDKDWIYENGRIKLTNHSNIPFIRQEDLVFKILKKDWSMEGKRKGEFVLFNEGTYFRSMQISITYLPDRSKKWLGPIPEFSGQSLKYTLQKLNNKEDLKIVFYGNSIETGANSSGFQNQSPFMPSWPELIIYNLRETYAGKIGYSNQSVGGKLAGWGLENVATAVLPENPDLVIIGFGMNDGTFGVQPKVYRAQVSGIMKAVLAENPKAEFILISPMLANPYATQSKIQSLYKAELQKLTRKGVVLADLTGTHQELLKHKTYQDMTGNNVNHPNDYLSRWYAQIISEILKM from the coding sequence ATGGATAAACCTCTTTTTTTTAAGATAATAAATGTACTTTTTTTTGCTACACTTGGTATTTCAACGACATATGGCCAGGCTATAGAAGCTAGATGGAAAGACCATATTAGCTTAAAATCCTATCTGAACCCTTTCTGGAAGACTGATACAATTACCGACGAAATTGTACAGATCATAAAGGATGGAGATATCGCTAGCGGGCCGCTTCTCTTTAAGGCTAGAAAGATATTATCTGTAAGATCTGCAGACTTATCAAAAACCTTTCTGGAAGATAAGGACTGGATCTATGAAAATGGAAGGATTAAACTGACAAATCACTCTAATATTCCATTTATCAGGCAGGAAGACCTGGTATTCAAAATATTGAAGAAAGATTGGTCTATGGAGGGTAAAAGGAAAGGAGAGTTTGTTCTTTTTAATGAAGGGACTTATTTCAGGTCTATGCAAATTTCAATCACCTATTTGCCAGATCGGTCTAAAAAATGGCTGGGGCCAATACCTGAATTTTCAGGACAGTCACTAAAGTACACCTTGCAAAAGCTAAACAATAAGGAGGACCTTAAAATTGTTTTTTATGGAAATAGCATTGAAACTGGCGCAAATTCCAGTGGATTTCAGAATCAGTCACCTTTTATGCCTTCCTGGCCAGAGCTTATTATTTACAACTTGCGAGAAACATACGCGGGAAAGATTGGCTATAGCAACCAGTCTGTTGGTGGAAAATTGGCTGGATGGGGTTTAGAAAATGTAGCAACGGCAGTTTTACCAGAAAATCCTGACTTGGTCATCATAGGTTTTGGAATGAATGATGGTACCTTTGGAGTACAGCCTAAAGTTTACCGGGCTCAGGTTTCGGGAATTATGAAAGCCGTGCTCGCTGAAAATCCAAAGGCAGAATTCATTCTTATTTCTCCAATGCTGGCAAATCCGTACGCGACACAGAGCAAAATTCAATCTTTGTATAAAGCCGAATTACAAAAACTAACAAGAAAGGGCGTAGTATTGGCAGATCTAACCGGAACTCATCAAGAGCTATTGAAACATAAAACTTATCAGGATATGACTGGCAACAATGTGAACCATCCTAATGATTACCTGTCAAGATGGTATGCCCAGATTATTTCTGAAATTCTGAAGATGTAA
- a CDS encoding MGH1-like glycoside hydrolase domain-containing protein yields the protein MKSIISILICVILSQIGKAQNLTELIKKNLYSDYKGMFRPAGGMLKYPFITPGSDQYANDLWDWDSWLTNIALRQILTDKGNAKEQKEALAYERGCILNFLDYGGADGYIPIVIWKNANPRAQIPKNIYKENMHKPVLAQHAAFLVKQDNGNAEWLREKFYFMQAFMTNYKMHHRNKATGLYYWQNDVAIGVDNDPSTFFRPPGSSASIYLNCLMYKELLSMVYLAKCLNQAEVANEFDQDAIALKAAVQKNCWDERDGFFYSVDLNLMPIKEVPSRVLGLDMVIHSGFPRSYDGLIQRIGAWPGFLAMWSGIASPEQAKRMVLEHYKNDLTFNAPYGIRTLSKLEKMYSVRASGNPSNWLGPVWGISNYLVYRGLVKYGFRSEASELANKTIQLFGKDILKNGALHEYYEPESGEPILNKGFQNWNYLVLNIIAEEEGRPVIAEF from the coding sequence ATGAAATCAATAATATCCATTCTTATCTGTGTAATTCTATCTCAAATTGGTAAGGCACAGAATCTGACTGAACTGATTAAAAAAAATCTTTACAGCGACTATAAAGGCATGTTCCGCCCTGCAGGCGGCATGCTCAAATACCCTTTTATAACGCCGGGCAGTGATCAATATGCCAACGATTTATGGGACTGGGATTCCTGGCTGACCAATATCGCTTTGCGACAAATATTAACAGATAAAGGCAATGCAAAAGAACAAAAGGAAGCCTTGGCCTATGAACGCGGATGCATCTTAAACTTTTTAGATTATGGTGGTGCCGATGGCTATATCCCAATTGTAATATGGAAGAATGCCAATCCCAGAGCGCAGATACCTAAGAACATATATAAAGAAAACATGCATAAACCTGTACTGGCACAACATGCGGCTTTTCTCGTTAAGCAGGATAATGGGAACGCAGAATGGCTTCGCGAAAAATTTTATTTTATGCAGGCCTTTATGACCAATTATAAAATGCATCACCGCAACAAGGCGACAGGTTTATACTATTGGCAAAATGATGTGGCAATTGGGGTAGATAATGATCCGAGTACTTTTTTTCGTCCCCCAGGAAGTTCAGCTTCAATTTACTTAAACTGTTTAATGTATAAAGAACTACTCTCCATGGTTTATCTGGCAAAATGTTTAAATCAGGCAGAGGTTGCAAACGAATTTGACCAGGATGCGATTGCACTGAAAGCAGCTGTACAAAAAAATTGTTGGGACGAACGTGATGGTTTCTTTTATTCGGTAGACTTAAACTTGATGCCGATTAAAGAGGTGCCAAGCCGGGTATTGGGATTAGATATGGTTATTCATAGTGGTTTCCCACGAAGTTATGATGGTCTGATCCAAAGGATTGGGGCATGGCCTGGTTTTCTTGCGATGTGGAGCGGCATTGCTAGTCCAGAGCAGGCCAAACGTATGGTTTTAGAACATTACAAAAACGACCTTACATTTAATGCTCCCTATGGGATACGTACACTTTCAAAGTTAGAAAAGATGTACAGTGTAAGGGCCAGCGGCAATCCATCAAACTGGTTAGGCCCGGTTTGGGGAATTTCTAATTACCTGGTGTATAGAGGACTGGTAAAGTATGGTTTCCGAAGCGAAGCTTCTGAACTGGCTAATAAAACAATACAACTGTTTGGAAAAGATATCCTTAAAAACGGTGCGTTACATGAATATTATGAACCGGAATCCGGAGAGCCTATTTTAAATAAAGGATTTCAAAACTGGAATTACCTTGTGCTCAACATCATTGCAGAGGAAGAAGGCAGGCCGGTAATTGCAGAATTTTAA
- a CDS encoding alpha-L-rhamnosidase-related protein encodes MNISRKTSLFVLIFFCTLSFNSICLKCQVNGSINPAILNSKWQAEWISYPDISLKDYGIFHFRKSFDLKNLPESFVIHVSGDNRYRLYVNGAEVCAGPARSDPNHWKFDTIDIAPYLIEGKNTLAAVVWNFAEYAPLAQMSNKTAFIVQGNTAKEMQINTNSSWLIFKNEAYVRPKKKPLRTVVGQGEVLHMALYPNGWEHPGYNDSHWLKPKLLGQGIPYGKFGDWEWMLVPNTIPFMEHKLQRLSSIRKAENITARPQFLKGQSPVYIPANQQVKILVDQAFLTTAYPELVVSGGKGATITLGYAEALEDGNGTKGNRNDITGKTVNSDYLDSFILDGGSDIHLKTLWFRTFRYMELSIKTKGEALVLNDLYAYFTAYPFQENASFKSSDQRLQKIWDTGWRTARLCAGETYFDCPYYEQLQYIGDTRIQSLISLYVSGDDRLMRNAISQFQQSMLPNGLTQSRYPAYQAQIIPPFSLYWIAMVHDYWMHRNDVNFVKQQFNGIRNVLSWYEVQVDQNGMLGPSDWWNFIDWSFQPWDNQHPLGGSPKGIQKGNSAILTLQYVYALRLAAELFDQNGFDDQAKIYIRQSELLLEKTKQLCWNIQKRLLADSPEQNSYSQHANIMAMLTGMFHATEEKQVMIKILHHKELTECTLYYKFYLFRAMDRAGFGDDYLLQLKPWQRMIDLGLTTFAETPEPTRSDCHAWSASPNYDFLALVCGIKPGSQGFKTVKITPHLGALNFVEGKVPHPNGDIIVSFKKRGKDGLYANISLPGQLTGTLTWKGKTVQLHAGKQIHVLQPDTDIN; translated from the coding sequence ATGAATATCAGCAGGAAAACTTCATTATTCGTCCTGATTTTCTTCTGTACACTCTCATTTAATTCAATATGTTTAAAGTGCCAGGTTAATGGAAGCATTAACCCGGCAATATTAAACAGCAAATGGCAGGCAGAATGGATCAGCTACCCGGACATATCATTGAAAGATTATGGGATATTTCATTTTAGAAAGTCCTTTGATCTGAAAAACCTCCCGGAAAGTTTTGTCATTCACGTTTCGGGCGACAATCGGTACCGGTTATATGTCAATGGGGCAGAAGTATGCGCAGGTCCCGCGAGATCCGATCCTAACCATTGGAAATTCGATACTATCGATATTGCCCCTTATCTTATTGAAGGGAAAAACACGCTTGCAGCAGTGGTTTGGAATTTTGCTGAGTATGCGCCCCTGGCACAAATGAGCAACAAAACGGCTTTCATTGTGCAGGGCAATACGGCTAAGGAAATGCAAATCAATACCAATAGCAGCTGGCTCATATTCAAAAATGAGGCTTATGTCAGACCTAAAAAGAAACCGTTACGCACAGTCGTTGGTCAGGGGGAAGTACTTCATATGGCACTTTACCCGAATGGATGGGAGCATCCAGGTTACAACGATTCGCATTGGTTGAAGCCTAAATTGCTGGGACAAGGAATTCCTTATGGTAAATTTGGTGACTGGGAATGGATGTTGGTGCCTAATACAATTCCGTTCATGGAACACAAATTACAACGGCTATCAAGTATCCGGAAGGCAGAAAACATTACCGCCAGGCCACAATTTCTAAAGGGACAGTCTCCTGTTTATATTCCGGCAAACCAACAGGTCAAAATTTTGGTAGACCAGGCCTTTTTGACTACCGCATATCCGGAACTAGTCGTTTCTGGAGGCAAAGGTGCCACAATTACCTTAGGATATGCCGAAGCCCTTGAAGATGGGAACGGTACGAAGGGAAACAGAAATGACATTACCGGAAAAACTGTTAATAGTGATTATCTGGATAGTTTTATACTCGATGGGGGATCAGACATTCATTTAAAAACGCTTTGGTTTAGGACTTTTAGGTATATGGAGCTCAGTATAAAAACGAAAGGGGAAGCCTTGGTGCTGAACGATTTGTATGCGTACTTTACGGCCTATCCTTTCCAGGAAAATGCCTCTTTTAAAAGCAGTGACCAGCGCCTGCAGAAGATATGGGATACTGGATGGCGTACTGCACGTTTATGCGCAGGAGAAACCTATTTTGATTGTCCATATTATGAGCAGCTGCAATATATTGGTGACACCAGGATTCAATCGCTCATATCATTGTATGTATCTGGTGATGATCGCCTGATGCGCAATGCAATAAGTCAATTTCAGCAATCTATGCTTCCCAATGGCTTAACTCAAAGTCGTTATCCTGCTTATCAAGCCCAAATTATACCGCCCTTCTCTTTGTACTGGATAGCTATGGTACACGATTACTGGATGCACCGAAACGATGTGAATTTTGTAAAGCAACAATTCAATGGCATCCGGAATGTACTATCCTGGTATGAAGTGCAAGTTGATCAGAATGGAATGCTTGGGCCATCAGATTGGTGGAACTTCATAGATTGGTCTTTCCAGCCTTGGGATAATCAACATCCACTAGGTGGAAGCCCGAAGGGAATTCAAAAAGGAAATTCTGCGATTTTAACCTTGCAATATGTATATGCCCTACGGCTTGCCGCAGAACTTTTTGATCAAAATGGTTTTGATGATCAGGCAAAAATTTACATCAGGCAAAGTGAGCTGTTATTGGAAAAGACCAAACAATTGTGCTGGAACATACAAAAAAGGTTATTGGCCGATTCTCCCGAGCAAAATAGTTATAGTCAACATGCTAATATCATGGCCATGCTCACGGGTATGTTCCATGCAACAGAAGAAAAGCAGGTAATGATCAAGATCCTACATCATAAAGAATTGACTGAATGTACCTTGTACTATAAATTTTACCTGTTCCGTGCGATGGATAGGGCCGGATTTGGAGATGATTACCTTTTGCAACTGAAGCCCTGGCAGCGCATGATAGACCTGGGCTTAACCACATTTGCCGAAACACCCGAGCCAACCAGGTCTGATTGTCATGCCTGGAGCGCAAGTCCCAATTACGATTTTCTGGCCCTTGTTTGCGGCATTAAGCCAGGAAGTCAGGGCTTCAAAACCGTAAAGATAACACCTCATCTGGGTGCCTTAAATTTCGTTGAGGGAAAAGTTCCACATCCAAATGGCGACATTATAGTCAGCTTCAAAAAAAGGGGTAAAGATGGTCTGTATGCCAATATTAGTTTGCCCGGTCAACTTACGGGAACCCTGACATGGAAAGGTAAAACTGTACAACTTCATGCAGGCAAACAAATACATGTTTTACAACCGGATACAGATATCAATTAA
- a CDS encoding RagB/SusD family nutrient uptake outer membrane protein: MKRHIYIAIIGITILSSGCKDYLDTEPYSFNTVENLYKTPQDAEIGLTGCYSILNATNVQGTGFGESFTVKMPIMLNAGTDELVTQDGFTDPNYAPFGTAEVSSQNETIRNNWFFLFAGINRCNYLLENIEKANVPSPRRQEIIGEARFLRGLLYFYLATFYGGVPVYEASQQDPKAQRSKLESVYQLILADFNNAYQNLPNRAGIEGRANKWSAAGYLAKVYTYLGSCNENAVGKSLNYPLNSFDWVNKTEMYANAKSITDEIIAESGYELTKNYSYLFRETTKSQLAEESLFSIQSKTNSANGNYNLWLFWQIPIGSSVAGGGYGWFRPTGELFFKYNNADERRKNNLTLYVDPQGQKENIEGINYFIPLPCTDPLNGNYCVGKFRYRDPISKSISNGTAWSDADVPLLRFADILLLNAEAKYYTGDEAGARSRLKEVRYRSNPTAIDVLTTAYLKANFIDELLDERSRELCFEGWRRIDLIRFGKYESAINSLTDYLGSWNRIVPLLKSNVKPYKIWFPIPKTEIELSPIDQNPKY, encoded by the coding sequence ATGAAAAGACACATATATATTGCAATCATAGGTATCACTATACTGAGCAGTGGCTGCAAAGATTATTTAGATACCGAGCCTTACTCTTTCAATACTGTAGAAAATTTATACAAAACACCGCAAGATGCTGAAATCGGACTTACGGGATGCTATAGTATTTTGAACGCTACCAATGTACAAGGTACCGGTTTTGGGGAGTCTTTTACTGTTAAAATGCCCATCATGCTGAATGCCGGGACTGATGAACTGGTTACTCAGGATGGATTTACGGACCCCAATTATGCACCGTTTGGGACTGCAGAGGTAAGTAGTCAGAATGAAACCATCAGGAACAACTGGTTCTTCTTGTTCGCGGGCATTAACCGCTGCAATTATTTATTGGAAAACATAGAAAAAGCCAATGTCCCTTCGCCCCGACGACAAGAGATTATTGGAGAAGCCCGGTTTTTAAGAGGCTTGCTCTATTTTTATCTGGCGACGTTTTATGGCGGTGTACCTGTATATGAGGCATCACAGCAAGATCCAAAAGCACAGCGTAGTAAACTGGAAAGTGTATATCAACTGATTCTAGCCGATTTTAACAATGCTTATCAAAATCTTCCTAACCGTGCGGGTATTGAAGGAAGAGCGAACAAATGGTCGGCAGCAGGCTATCTGGCGAAAGTCTATACGTATTTGGGTAGCTGCAATGAAAATGCTGTTGGTAAATCACTGAATTATCCCTTAAACAGCTTTGATTGGGTAAACAAAACAGAAATGTATGCCAATGCCAAGTCAATTACGGATGAGATCATTGCTGAAAGCGGTTATGAATTAACAAAAAACTACAGTTATCTTTTTAGAGAAACGACCAAATCCCAATTGGCAGAGGAATCCTTGTTCAGTATTCAATCAAAAACCAATTCGGCCAATGGCAATTACAACTTATGGCTGTTTTGGCAAATACCTATTGGTAGCTCAGTTGCCGGTGGTGGTTACGGCTGGTTTAGACCTACAGGTGAGCTGTTTTTTAAATATAACAATGCTGATGAGCGCAGAAAAAACAACTTGACCTTATATGTTGATCCACAGGGACAAAAAGAAAATATTGAAGGAATAAACTATTTCATACCCTTGCCTTGTACCGACCCTTTAAATGGAAACTACTGCGTAGGTAAATTCCGCTACCGCGATCCGATCAGCAAGTCCATTTCCAATGGTACCGCCTGGTCTGATGCTGATGTACCACTGTTGCGATTTGCTGATATCTTGTTGTTAAATGCAGAGGCCAAATATTACACTGGTGACGAGGCTGGAGCAAGAAGTCGTTTGAAAGAGGTTCGTTATCGTTCCAATCCAACGGCTATTGATGTATTAACTACGGCGTATTTAAAAGCAAATTTTATAGATGAATTACTAGATGAGCGTTCCAGGGAATTGTGTTTTGAAGGCTGGAGGAGGATTGATTTGATCCGTTTTGGAAAGTACGAGTCGGCCATCAATTCCTTAACGGACTATCTGGGTAGTTGGAACCGGATTGTGCCATTATTGAAGAGTAATGTGAAGCCTTATAAAATCTGGTTTCCAATTCCGAAAACAGAGATAGAGCTGAGCCCTATAGATCAAAACCCAAAATACTAA